The Arcobacter arenosus region AAAATAGTGCCATTGCCAAAGCTCCAAATAATCCCCTTAATAATAGTAAATGTACCTTTGATTTATCAAAGGCTACATTAAATTTTTTTAGTGTAAACAGTATGATAAAAACACCAAGTAAGTTTCTATAAAAAACTATTTCCAAAGGGTCCATACTTGCAGATAAGTATTTTGCAACGGCTCCATTAAGTGCTCCTAAAACTGAACTTGTAAGCATAAAAAGCACACCTGTATCTATTAATTTTAATCTTTCACTCATATAATCTATTCTCTTTATTTATTCATATTTTTTTTGGTTTTATTTGTAGCAATTGCTTCATATGGATTATCTGGCCAATAATGTTTCTTATATTTAGAAAATAACTCTTTTTTTACCTCAGCATAAGAGTTTTGCCAAAAACTTTTAAGGTCGTAAGTTATTTGAATAGGCCTTAAAGCTGGACTTAAAAGATGTATTTGTAGAGCAACTTTCCCATTTAAAATTTTTGGTGTTTCGTGAAGTCCAAAAACCTCTTGTATTTTAACTTTTAATATTGGTGTTTGGATATTGGTATAATCTATTTTGATATTTGAGCCACTTGGCACCCTTAATGAACTAGGAGCTAAAATATCAATTTCTTGCTGTTTTTCCCAAGGAATTGATGAGAGTAAAATAGTATAAATATCCAAAGTTTCTAATTGCTTAATTGACTTAACATCATCTAAATATGGTTTTAACCAAACTTCAATAGATCTAAGTAAATCTTCATCTTTAAAACTTACAAACTCGTCATTTATATATTCATTTATAAAATTGACTCTATTTTTTAAATCAATTGCCTTTTTACTCCAAGTCAAAAGTTCTAAACCCTCTTTTTTTATAAGTTCACAAAAAAGCATAGAAAAATCTATATTATTATCATTTGCAATTGCTCTTGAAGTAAGTTCAACTTTATAAAAATTGGTAACTTCCCTTATGTCAAACCTATTTGACTCTTTATTATATGCAATAGTTTGCTTTCTTTGTATATATTCATTGAAATACTCTTGAATCAATTCAAGTGATATTTTAACAGCATATGAGATATATGAATCTTTATTTTGTGCATTTAATATTGGTGTTACTAAAAATCTTTCATTAAACAAACTATCTTCAATATTTATTATTGCACCTTTTCCATTACTTAATTTATATCTATTACTATTTTTCCCTCTTTGCTTTGCTAATCTATCTGGATAAGCAAAAAGAAGTAATACACTTAAAATCTTTTCATCTACTCTTTTTTTAGCTTTTTTTACTTCCTCAAAAGAGTTTAATTTTTTAAATAAAAACTTAGCTTGTTTTAAAATATTTGAAGCTAAATATTTATTTATAAAATGACTTTCTATATCATTTTCATATAAATGAACAAATCTAGAATAGATATTACTATCATTAAAACTGTTTTTAAAAATATCTTTTTCATTTAATAATGTAGCTAAAATTGTCGCTTCATAGGCATATCCTAACTCATTTGCTTTTAATATCATAATGGCAAATCTAGGATGTATTCCAAGGGATAATGCTTTCTCTCCTAACTTTGTTATCTCAAAGTTCTCATCTAACATTTTCAACTCTTGAAGCACTAATTTTGTACTTTGTTCAATTTCCGTTGAGGGATAATCCAAAAGTTTTAACTCTTTTGTATCTTTTATACCCCATAATGAAACTTCAAGGAAAAATGAACTTAAATCAGTTCTTAAAATTTCTGGTTTTGTTGTCTCTTGTAATATCTTTTTTTCATGCCAAAGTCTATAACACTTTCCATCACTTAATCTCCCTGCACGCCCTGCTCTTTGTACTACAGAATCTTTTGAGATAAAAGTAAGGTTTAGATGATTCATACTTGTTAAATAGTTGTAAGAAGATTGTTTTTCTAATCCTGAATCTATAACAACTCTAACACCTTCAATAGTCAATGATGTTTGAGCAATATTTGTAGAAAGGATTATTTTTCTTTTTTCACTTTTTATTAAAGCTTTATCTTGTTCTTCTTTATTTAATGCAGAATATAAAGGTAAAATTTCAATATCACTCTTTTTATTTTTTAGTTTTTCATTTAAACTAATTTGCAAATTTTTTATCTCTTTAGAACCTGCTAAAAAAACTAATATATCTCCATTATTCTCTTCCAATGCTTTTAAAGTTGTATCGCAAAGTAAACTATTTATTGTTTTAAAATCAGGCTGTTTTATACTCTCTTTTAAATATATATTTTCAACATCATATATTTTTCCCCTTGAACTTATAACAGGGACTTGTCCTAATAAATTTACTAACTCCTTAGAGTTTAGTGTTGCAGACATAATCAAAAGTTTTAAATCATCCCTTAATAATTCTTGAACTTGTAAAGATAAAGCAAGGGATAAATCAGTATGGATACTTCTTTCATGAAACTCATCAAAGATAATCATAGCTACATTTTCCAAAGCTTGGTCAGATTGAAGTTTTCGCACTAATATAGCTTCTGTTACAATTAGAAGTTTTGTTTGTTTTGAGAAACAACTCTCCATTTTAACCTGATATCCAATAGTTTGTCCAAGATCTTCACCTAAAAGTTTTGACATCTGCCTGGCAACCATTCTAGCTGCAACACGTCTAGGTTCAAGCATTATAATAATCTTATCTTCTAGCCATGATTCTTTTAGAAGTGAAAGAGGAACAACTGTACTTTTTCCAGCTCCTGGTGGAGCTTCTAGTATAACTGTAGAGTTTGTATTAAGAGTGTTTTTTATATCATTTAATACTTCATATATAGGTAGATTTTTCAAGATATCTATCTTAGTCCTTGCTCTCTTAACTTATCTTTTTTACTTTTTCTTTTACCCTTTACTGGGGCATTCCCTTTTTGTTTTGTAGTATTTAAAACAGTAAAATCAAAGCCATCTATTTGCTCTTTTGTTATATTTAATTTATATCTTTTTTCTATTAGTTTGAAGTGGTTTAGATTTTCATTATCTAAAAAAGATATTGCTGTTCCAGTTTTCCCTGCTCTCGCTGTTCTACCTATTCTATGGATATAATCTTCCGTACTTCTTGGCAAATCAAAATTAACAACACAATCTATATCATCAATATGTAAACCTCTTGAAGCAATATCAGTAGAAAACAAAATATCTATTTTTTTATTTTTAAAATCATTAAGGGTTAAATTTCTTTCCTCTTGGGTCAAATCCCCATGAAAAGACTCAGCTTCAAAGCCTTTTTTTATAAACTTATTTGCTATATTATCTGCAGCTCTTTTATTTGCCATAAAAACTAAAACTGATTTGAAATTGTGTTCTTTTATTAGGTATCTTAAAAGTTCACTTCTATCCTCTTTTTTTACAAATATTGCCCTTTGAGTTATCTCTTCCACATGGGTACTTGCATCTTCAACTTCTACTTTTATAGCTTTAGTAGTTATCTTTGAAGCTATATCAATAACTTTTGGTGAATATGTTGCAGAAAATAACAGATTTTGTCTTTGCTTTGGAATAATCTTTAAAATCTCGTCAAGCTCTTGAACAAAACCTAAATCTAACATCTTATCAGCTTCATCTAAAACAAAATATTCAATGGTGCCTAAATCAATTTGCTTTTTACTTATAATATCTAGCAATCTTCCAGAAGTTGCAACTACAATATCACACCCTTTTTGTATCTTTAAAAGTTGATCTCCTATTTTTTCTCCACCTATAACTGAAACTATAGAAAGTGGTTTTGAGAAAAACTTGCTTAATGTTGAAAAAGTCTGTGCAATTTGTAGAGTTAATTCCCTTGTAGGAGCTAAAACCAAAACTTTTATCTTATCTTTTTTCTGGGCTTTTTTCTCTGACTTGTTTTCTTTTAGTGCTTCAAGAATAGGGATTACAAAACTAGCTGTTTTTCCACTCCCTGTTTTTGCCTGAGCCATAATATCTTGTTTTGTTTTTACAAGTGGTATAACTTTTGTTTGTATAGAAGTTGGTGTTTTATAGTTATTTTTTTCTAATGCTTTTGTAAGTTCTGAAGATAGATTGAATGTATCAAATGACAAGATTTTCCTTTTTGTTTATTATATAAAGAAATCTCTTAATAGCTATATTTTATAGCAATTATAATACCTTTTTTAAGTAAGTAACACATACTTTTCCTAATTCTTTTTGAAAATTAACACGATCAAAACCTTCTGGATCTTGTGCAATTATTCCTAATTTTGATTTTAAAAAATTGGGATAAGATGTTAAAAATGAATAATGTCCAGCATTAGGAATCTTTTTGTAAGTCAATATACTCTTCTTTTCAAGAATATCTTTAATTACTTTAGAGTTATACTTTTCAGTTAATTCACTATCTTTTTCAGGCACAAGTAATAATGTAGGTATATTAACATCAGCTAAGGAATTCTTAGATAAAAATACAGCTCCCACAGGAGCCATCAATATTTGTGCTTTTATTCTAGTATCTTTTGAACTAATCTTTATCTCTTGTGTTAAAAGTTTTTCAAAAACTGGTTTACAATAAGGATCAAGAAGAGATGACTCTCTCTTACATAAATCAATTAAATCCTTATTCTTAGCAATTGCACCTGAAACAACAAGTGCAGTATATCCACCAATGGAGTGTCCTAAAACAGCGATTTTATTATTGTCAATATGAGTACTTAAACTATTCATTGATAGAACTTTATCAATTGATGATGATATTTGCTTTGGTCTATTCATATAATTTTCAACCTTACCTTCAAATGAATTATCTAAATAGTTATTTTTGGGATGTAAAGGCATAACAACAATAAAACCATTAGTAACCAATGAAATAGCTATATCTTTATATGATAAGTTACTACTTCCTGAACCATGGGATAAAACTGCTAAAGGGAATCTCCCCTCTTCAACTTTGCCACCTATTGCTACATTTAAAGTAAAGGGACCAAAAGTTACTGGTTTTGGTTTTGATGAAGTTGGATATAGTACTACCATTGAAAATCCATCTTTTAAAACATTATCTACTTTACGAAAACCAACATCATGTGCATTTAATGATACAAATGTAAATATTAATAAATTTATGGTTATTTTAAGATATTTCAATTATCAAATCCTTATTTCTTTTTTTTATAAGGATTTTTTAGTGCCTTTATTGAATACAATAATGGGACTTGTTGACCTTTAAAAATCATCTGATAGCCCATATTTGGTACTAACTCTAAACCATCAAAGCAGTTGTATGGACTATAGGGATACTCATAAAATGACTCTATAGTTAAACCTGCGCCAATTAAAGCATTTATCACCTCACTTATTGGATGGGACCAAGTAACTACCGTTGATGTAGAGCCATCACAATTTTCTGTATAAGTACCTTCATCTTCCACATCAGGTTGTGCATTTGTAAAATAAGAGTAACCAGATAATAAATCAGTAAAACTATGGAATTCTACTAAATGAAACTCTCCACCAACTTTTAATGAGTTAGCAATAGTTTTTGCCCAATCAACTAAATTAGGTAACCAGTTTAATACTCCATATGAAGTAAATACTATATCAAATTTTTTCATATTTTTTTGTCCAAATTCAATAACATCACTTTCAATAAAGTCAGCTTTTAATCCTAAGGTACACTTTAATTGATTAGCTTCTTTAATTGCATCAGAAGACAAATCAACACCTGTAACCTCTGCCCCTAAACGAGCCCAAGACAAAGTGTCTTGACCAAAATGACACTGAAGATGTAATAAAGATTTTCCTTTTACATTTCCAACTTGTTTCAGTTCCACTACATTTAATGAACACTTACCATTTTTAAAAGATTCTACATTATAAAAGTCTGATTCAAGATGTATTTTAGTTCTTTTATTCC contains the following coding sequences:
- a CDS encoding class I SAM-dependent methyltransferase, whose product is MDYLSINKEAWNKRTKIHLESDFYNVESFKNGKCSLNVVELKQVGNVKGKSLLHLQCHFGQDTLSWARLGAEVTGVDLSSDAIKEANQLKCTLGLKADFIESDVIEFGQKNMKKFDIVFTSYGVLNWLPNLVDWAKTIANSLKVGGEFHLVEFHSFTDLLSGYSYFTNAQPDVEDEGTYTENCDGSTSTVVTWSHPISEVINALIGAGLTIESFYEYPYSPYNCFDGLELVPNMGYQMIFKGQQVPLLYSIKALKNPYKKKK
- the hrpB gene encoding ATP-dependent helicase HrpB, giving the protein MKNLPIYEVLNDIKNTLNTNSTVILEAPPGAGKSTVVPLSLLKESWLEDKIIIMLEPRRVAARMVARQMSKLLGEDLGQTIGYQVKMESCFSKQTKLLIVTEAILVRKLQSDQALENVAMIIFDEFHERSIHTDLSLALSLQVQELLRDDLKLLIMSATLNSKELVNLLGQVPVISSRGKIYDVENIYLKESIKQPDFKTINSLLCDTTLKALEENNGDILVFLAGSKEIKNLQISLNEKLKNKKSDIEILPLYSALNKEEQDKALIKSEKRKIILSTNIAQTSLTIEGVRVVIDSGLEKQSSYNYLTSMNHLNLTFISKDSVVQRAGRAGRLSDGKCYRLWHEKKILQETTKPEILRTDLSSFFLEVSLWGIKDTKELKLLDYPSTEIEQSTKLVLQELKMLDENFEITKLGEKALSLGIHPRFAIMILKANELGYAYEATILATLLNEKDIFKNSFNDSNIYSRFVHLYENDIESHFINKYLASNILKQAKFLFKKLNSFEEVKKAKKRVDEKILSVLLLFAYPDRLAKQRGKNSNRYKLSNGKGAIINIEDSLFNERFLVTPILNAQNKDSYISYAVKISLELIQEYFNEYIQRKQTIAYNKESNRFDIREVTNFYKVELTSRAIANDNNIDFSMLFCELIKKEGLELLTWSKKAIDLKNRVNFINEYINDEFVSFKDEDLLRSIEVWLKPYLDDVKSIKQLETLDIYTILLSSIPWEKQQEIDILAPSSLRVPSGSNIKIDYTNIQTPILKVKIQEVFGLHETPKILNGKVALQIHLLSPALRPIQITYDLKSFWQNSYAEVKKELFSKYKKHYWPDNPYEAIATNKTKKNMNK
- a CDS encoding DEAD/DEAH box helicase, whose amino-acid sequence is MSFDTFNLSSELTKALEKNNYKTPTSIQTKVIPLVKTKQDIMAQAKTGSGKTASFVIPILEALKENKSEKKAQKKDKIKVLVLAPTRELTLQIAQTFSTLSKFFSKPLSIVSVIGGEKIGDQLLKIQKGCDIVVATSGRLLDIISKKQIDLGTIEYFVLDEADKMLDLGFVQELDEILKIIPKQRQNLLFSATYSPKVIDIASKITTKAIKVEVEDASTHVEEITQRAIFVKKEDRSELLRYLIKEHNFKSVLVFMANKRAADNIANKFIKKGFEAESFHGDLTQEERNLTLNDFKNKKIDILFSTDIASRGLHIDDIDCVVNFDLPRSTEDYIHRIGRTARAGKTGTAISFLDNENLNHFKLIEKRYKLNITKEQIDGFDFTVLNTTKQKGNAPVKGKRKSKKDKLREQGLR
- a CDS encoding alpha/beta hydrolase family protein, whose protein sequence is MKYLKITINLLIFTFVSLNAHDVGFRKVDNVLKDGFSMVVLYPTSSKPKPVTFGPFTLNVAIGGKVEEGRFPLAVLSHGSGSSNLSYKDIAISLVTNGFIVVMPLHPKNNYLDNSFEGKVENYMNRPKQISSSIDKVLSMNSLSTHIDNNKIAVLGHSIGGYTALVVSGAIAKNKDLIDLCKRESSLLDPYCKPVFEKLLTQEIKISSKDTRIKAQILMAPVGAVFLSKNSLADVNIPTLLLVPEKDSELTEKYNSKVIKDILEKKSILTYKKIPNAGHYSFLTSYPNFLKSKLGIIAQDPEGFDRVNFQKELGKVCVTYLKKVL